The genomic interval ATCAATGTATTCTTATTTATATGATAATAAATTCTTATTGTGGATTACTATAATATTTATGTTTATTGGAATGATTACTGTTACTATTATTCTATACCTATTTTTTTTATCAATTGTTAAAAGAAAAAAAGAAAAGGGGAAACTTTCAGAGAAACATTCTCCTTATGACTTTGAAAGTAGTCAACAAAATGTCATTAATAAAAGTTTTAACTTTCAAAAATATCTTTATTCGGGTGATTATGTAAAAGTTATAAAAACTTTTAAGGATTATGATGGTTTTACTCATCCAATAGGGGAAAAGTGGTATTTTGCTTGTCAGTATTTTTGGGAGTCTGAATATGGAGATGTCCTTTATATCTCAACTGATAAAATTAATATAGATACTATCTATCTTGAAGATAGAGAAGATAATCTTTATGCTCATCCAGAAGAATATTTTAAAATTTTAGAACAAGGAAGGTTTAAAAGGGATTAGACTATGAATATAGAACTAGCAAAAGAGTTATTATCATTTCATTCTTGTAGAAATGAAAATATTGATGACCCCAGATGGGAAAATGGATTTTTAGGAATTTTACGTCCTTTCCAAGGAGAGCTAAATGAAAAAAATTTCATTGAAATAATGGAATGTTTA from Fusobacterium pseudoperiodonticum carries:
- a CDS encoding DUF3601 domain-containing protein, yielding MYSYLYDNKFLLWITIIFMFIGMITVTIILYLFFLSIVKRKKEKGKLSEKHSPYDFESSQQNVINKSFNFQKYLYSGDYVKVIKTFKDYDGFTHPIGEKWYFACQYFWESEYGDVLYISTDKINIDTIYLEDREDNLYAHPEEYFKILEQGRFKRD